In Neodiprion virginianus isolate iyNeoVirg1 chromosome 6, iyNeoVirg1.1, whole genome shotgun sequence, the genomic window AGACGTGCCTTTCTTTCctgtcgaatttttttacgaatggTATAAATGTTTTGAGCAGATAACCCACTCAGAATTGGTCGAAGAAATTGTATTACTGCTGAATGTAGATTAAATTTCGCCCTTACCAGCAGATACCGATGAACCCTTGCTAGCGTCTGAAGACAAGCCGAAGCTGGAACCAAATGGGTTGAAACCTGCTTGTTCGAACGTGCTAACGTCGGCTGCGCTAGAAGGTGTTGCGCCTAGGGAGGATGAGTACGGGGACGAGCTTCTGAACGAGGAACCGAGTCGAGAGTTGAAGTCAGCTCCGAAAGAGGAGCTGAACTGGGGCTGGAAAGGAGTTGCCAGGCCATCATTGGCTGAGCCGAATCCTCTAGTGACCGTTTCGGTGgatatattgattttttttggaGCAGATTCTGCGATTACCTTGCCGGCATCTGTAAAGTAAGGCGAACTTCGGAGTAACGTTACGTAACTTCGGAGGCTTTTCGGTACTTTGATTGTTTTAGGCAGACGTGCCTTTCTTTCctgtcgaatttttttacgaatggTATAAATGTTTTGAGCAGATAACCCACTCAGAATTGGTCGAAGAAATTGTATTACTGCTGAATGTAGATTAAATTTCGCCCTTACCAGCAGATACCGATGAACCCTTGCTAGCGTCTGAAGACAAGCCGAAGCTGGAACCAAATGGGTTGAAACCTGCTTGTTCGAACGTGCTAACGTCGGCTGCGCTAGAAGGTGTTGCGCCTAGGGAGGATGAGTACGGGGACGAGCTTCTGAACGAGGAACCGAGTCGAGAGTTGAAGTCAGCTCCGAAAGAGGAGCTGAACTGGGGCTGGAAAGGAGTTGCCAGGCCATCATTGGCTGAGCCGAATCCTCTAGTGACCGTTTCGGTGgatatattgattttttttggaGCAGATTCTGCGATTACCTTGCCGGCATCTGTAAAGTAAGGCGAACTTCGGAGTAACTTTACGTAACTTCGGAGGCTTTTCGGTACTTTGATTGTTTTAGGCAGACGTGCCTTTCTTTCctgtcgaatttttttacgaatggTATAAATGTTTTGAGCAGATAACCCACTCAGAATTGGTCGAAGAAATTGTATTACTGCTGAATGTAGATTAAATTTCGCCCTTACCAGCAGATACCGATGAACCCTTGCTAGCGTCTGAAGACAAGCCGAAGCTGGAACCAAATGGGTTGAAACCTGCTTGTTCGAACGTGCTAACGTCGGCTGCGCTAGAAGGTGTTGCGCCTAGGGAGGATGAGTACGGGGACGAGCTTCTGAACGAGGAACCGAGTCGAGAGTTGAAGTCAGCTCCGAAAGAGGAGCTGAACTGGGGCTGGAAAGGAGTTGCCAGGCCATCATTGGCTGAGCCGAATCCTCTAGTGACCGTTTCGGTGgatatattgattttttttggaGCAGATTCTGCGATTACCTTGCCGGCATCTGTAAAGTAAGGCGAACTTCGGAGTAACGTTACGTAACTTCGGAGGCTTTTCGGTACTTTGATTGTTTTAGGCAGACGTGCCTTTCTTTCctgtcgaatttttttacgaatggTATAAATGTTTTGAGCAGATAACCCACTCAGAATTGGTCGAAGAAATTGTATTACTGCTGAATGTAGATTAAATTTCGCCCTTACCAGCAGATACCGATGAACCCTTGCTAGCGTCTGAAGACAAGCCGAAGCTGGAACCAAATGGGTTGAAACCTGCTTGTTCGAACGTGCTAACGTCGGCTGCGCTAGAAGGTGTTGCGCCTAGGGAGGATGAGTACGGGGACGAGCTTCTGAACGAGGAACCGAGTCGAGAGTTGAAGTCAGCTCCGAAAGAGGAGCTGAACTGGGGCTGGAAAGGAGTTGCCAGGCCATCATTGGCTGAGCCGAATCCTCTAGTGACCGTTTCGGTGgatatattgattttttttggaGCAGATTCTGCGATTACCTTGCCGGCATCTGTAAAGTAAGGCGAACTTCGGAGTAACTTTACGTAACTTCGGAGGCTTTTCGGTACTTTGATTGTTTTAGGCAGACGTGCCTTTCTTTCctgtcgaatttttttacgaatggTATAAATGTTTTGAGCAGATAACCCACTCAGAATTGATCGAAGAAATTGTATTACTGCTGAATGTAGATTAAATTTCGCCCTTACCAGCAGATACCGATGAACCCTTGCTAGCGTCTGAAGACAAGCCGAAGCTGGAACCAAATGGGTTGAAACCTGCTTGTTCGAACGTGCTAACGTCGGCTGCGCTGAAAGGTGTTGCAGTAGAGGGTAGCGAGTAAAAAGCTGGGTCCTCGAGGGAAGTACTAAGGCCAGAATCGAATGAAGGTCCAAAAGAGGAACTTATCTCAGATTGGAAGGGTGATTCGAAGTTTCCAACAGTTGAGATGCCATCACCAGAGAATGCTTTGGTAACTTCTTCGGTATACGCACTGGGTACTGTAAAGTGAAACAAACGTGTGTGTAAAGATTTTTCTGGAGGAGGTGATACAAATTATCTACGAATAATTACCTGAAGAAGTTTCGACACTAGCAGCTGTTGTTGATATTACAGTATTGTCAAGGTTATTGGCCTGTCCTTTGCTGATACCGAAGTTCCCTGATTGAGCCAGATCATCAGCCTGTGATATGCCCTGAGATTGAACAACAGTGACTGACTTTACCTTAGGTAAACTGAGGCTGCTTTCGGTGACGGATTCGATCTGTTTGGCGTTCTGGGGTGAAAGACATTCCTTTATTCAGACGATTCAATTCTACGTACTAGCGAAAATTCTCTTAGATATGAACTCTAAACTAATATAGTATTAAGGAATATAATCTGCACCTGTGCACCGCCGATCTCAACTTCGTAGGCATTGATGTTTGTTTTGCCAGCGTCGAAGTTGgtgtttacaaaattattgCTGCTGATAGGAGTTCCTGGTTGGAAACCGGGAATTCCATATTCCGTCAGTGTGCTGTCGTAAGTTCCAACATAGCCACCCAAAGCCTTAgcgatttcaatttcattctgTTGGTGGTCATGATCCTCgtggtggtgatggtggtggtggtcaTGTTGGGCATCGTAGCGTGGGTCGCCAGGAAGAACGTTTCGCTTGTTCTTTTCTGCGGGTGCCGCAAGCGCGGAAGCCAGAAGACaggtctgaaaaaaaatttccatcaaaTGTGAATTCTTAATAAGAACAGCTTTTTAGTTAGTAATTACGGACGGGAATTTACATTTCAGCATGTTGACACAAATTCTATTAGTAAAGCCTTCAGAAAtcattatgaaatttgaagaccTGGAATTCAACGATATTCGATCGTGGGAAGATCAGAAAATGGTCAAGATCATCGGacgattttatttcattccggAACATTTAATCCCAGAAGTTCTTCACTGCATTTTATTCTAATTGGGATTGACATTTTCCAACGGGTAACGATGATGTAAGAAATAGCCACGGCCAACTGGTTAAACAAAATACGACCAAAAAAGTAAATTCGAGGCTGGTCGATAATGTTGCCGATCTGGGATATAACACTTCTGAATAATTTTACCAGcttattcatgaaataatctCATTATGCTAAATATGACGTCACTCACAGCAGAATCACGGGAGGCAAGAGAGAGGGgaaatcatttaaaattccTCACCAGTAAAAGTATCTTCATGTTGGGCGCTCGTTCCACGATGAATGTGAATAGAAGACTGAGCAGTGGTTTCGGATGATTTCGACCTTTTATACGTCGAGAAGATCCTCCCAAACATTTTGCAATCCAGTGGCATTGACAGAactagatttttttctaaatttagTTATTCCTTACTTGAGTTTGAAGCAAACTGTTTTAATACTTTTTGGCACTCAATGTCACCGGCAGGCTTTCCTACAAAGCAAACAACCACAAACCGCATTCGGAAGCTAATTTACATATCGATACATGGCATTTGAAATCGTTAATATGTATATCCTAGAATGTAGAGTCCAAATTATACAGTCATATCTTATGGCTCGATGAGAGCAAAAGTGAAAATGATTCCCGGTTTTTATAATGCAGTATTTGTTACGTGCTTGAGACATGCATAATCTGAGTGCATATACTTGAGAATTTGAGATaggataataattaattcagaAGTTCTATCTACTATGATCAAGAAGGCATTTTGTCTGCTGATCATGTGAACACTTTTTCAAGTTAGTATTTTCGGGTATACAACATCAGAAATACTACATCTGTTATGTGTACACCCTGATAATAAGATACTTTCGTGAATGATACTTTTTCTGCTGAGATGAGCAATTAGTTTTCCAATTTACCTGGGCAGCATGCGGCCAACTCAGCGCGAGTACATTACATTACACGCGTAGAATTTCAAGTATCTCAATCTCTGGACTTCATGTAAACTCTGCTTTTATCATATATTATGATACTTGGCCGGATGTCGTAATGTTGGGAAGCAACAAATATCACGACCCCATGGAGCGAAGCAATAAACTGGTATCAATAACTTTGACCATCTCGAGTCATATTTTCAACAGAAAAGCAGTTGAGCGAGTATTGCAAATGAGCATGTTGCGAACTGAGCGAAAAATAGTAATTTGTTTTTGGCTGAACTTTATCGATATTACTTATTGACGAAACTTCAGATGAACAGATAAGAGAATGCTTCATTAGGTGACCTATCGAATAATGCGAAAGTGAAACTAAAATTTACTCCGggtgaaatattcatttctgAGTGACGCAACAAATTCTTCGATTTTGTTCCTTTTGAGATTACAACTACATCACACATGCTTTATGTGTAACATCCGAGTATGGATTCCGAAATTTCAACCGTAAGCACCTATGGCAGTGATGTAACCGTTACAGAGCTGAGTGGTATTACACTGATGCAATTCTTGCTGATGGGATGCACATCTATTGAACATCcgttaaatataatttatgtatacaatCTGAACGTCGTAATTCATTTCTCGTACGAATCTGAGTAacgttaaaattataaatcggGTAAGATACGCGTTTAACGATGCTACGGCTATTAGGCAAATGGAGGTGTTTATTAAGCGAATATCTTTACACGATGAAAGTGGCAGTATACTTTGAATATCTTTGTGTTATTGAGGGAGTTTACgacatgaaaaaaaactgCTAACCGagttgataataatagtattgCTACTAAGAAGGGTCcagttatttttgttgtttacGTAAACACGGGGATGTATTTCGGACGTCAATTACTTGAGAGACATAATTATAGATACTTTAGAATAAACACTTTTATGCGGCAGATTGTGACCAGTAGTCAGCAGTTATGTAACTGAATACATTGTGCTAAGTACCTGGGAGCACATTACACAGGaatcatgtatatataataggctgattcaaaaaaacgggtaattttcttttttcaaaatcctcacataaaaacttccgagaaggtgtgaaaagacgcctgtaaaaagcagagcccttaatattattattaagaggtcgcgcatcgggaatttctatttcccgtttaaataacacaggaataaatttttttaaattttgcaatttcgtatttttataacggctcattgaattagctgaccaaagcatatttttgtaggaaatttgacgctctacaaaaaaggtccttacaaagttttcgatagtcacactccttcaaaagttattcgaggtcaaagttgaacttacaaaaaaatccaatgttttttttttcgatgatactatgaatcttttcttattattttgttacaaagatatatttaataaatatatctcACTCTAATTGGgctttttcaatcattaattttcccaTCGAGTCAATATAAAGTTACCTTACAAAAATGCGatgttaaataataaacatgttATCATGGAGAATCCATAACTGATGCACTTGactatttaaaaatgtaattgttccGAAATCTATCctctttataacaaaataatgagaaaagattcatagtatcatcgaaaaaaaaaaacattgaatttttttgtaagttcaactttgacctcgaataacttttgaaggagtgtgactatcgaaaactttgtaaggactttttttgtagagcgtcaaatttcctacaaaaatatgctttggtcCGCTAATTCAATAagccgttgcaaaaatacgaaattgcaaaatttaaaaaaattaattcctgtgttatttaaacgggaaatagaaattcccgatgcgcgacctcttaataataatattaagggctctgCTTTTTATAGGCgtcttttcacaccttctcggaagtttttatatgaggattttgaaaaaaaaaattagccgttttttttgaatcagcctaatatataattaaatgtTACTGTGACAAATCGTGATCTGAACGATAGAAGTGATTTGCTTTAAATAATTTTGGTGATTAGGCTCGATACTGTGTCCAAAACATAAGTGTAATCGATTTGAATTATTCCCTTTGTGATACTGCAAACTTTTCGATTGAcgtgaaattttaacaatcAGTCAagtttaatgaaataaatatttttgtctgtttGGATTGCTTGTATTCAGTAAATTCCAAGACCTTGGTTCCAAGCCTCGGTTTAATGCGTCGCCCATTTTTTCAgaacatttgaaaatcatCCCAAACCTGCTCTGGTAGAGTAGAGAACAAAAATTAGCATCTAGTTTGCAATTTCATGATGAACCATCGAAAAAAGCCACTTATTAGTAAAAAAGGTCGAAATGATCCATGAATACTTTAAAAACacgcaaaaatttaatataaatattatgtatttgtgaaacgaaattttgtatatcttaaaacttgtttaattaaaaatttatctgaaTATTATCCATTGCAAATAAGTGGCGTAATTTGATGTCTTATAATCAGATTGCAAATTGGATGCCAACTTTTGTTTGCTACACCATCAGAAAAGCTGTGAAACTATTGGGAATGTTTACAAGAAAACGTGTACCCCAAGGAGGTTTTTGAAGAGGATCAATTTATGATCTTATTTGAAGTAATATCTTGGATAATTTACTGAATGCAATTAGTCCAAGCCAGTAGGAGAAAACTTATTTCATGAAACAGTATTAATGATTGAATTCCCGGTAAGGAATGTAATCAATAATGAATTACAATGTTCATAATGAAGGATATTTATTGGCAAATAAAACATAGCTCCTTAAAATTATACTTTGCTTCATGTAGTGCATCTTATCCAACTGCTTTCATTGAAGTTCATTCtattaaaaatagaatacatatatagtttttcaatcatctcaaaaaatcttttcacaAATTACAAAAGACTCTCGAGTAATCTCTGCATTTCGAGTTTCCATGAACGTGACACGCTTAAACACTTAAATATCATGAAATCGGACGTTAAGTTCTACGAGTCAGTTATGTCACGAAAATCATTGTAAATAGTAGAATAAATTCACACCATTGGCGAGGTCATTGAGAAGCCTTTTAACTTGTCTCTGACAATGAAATCGTCGAGGCAACTGTATTCTGCAGCTCCGTCTTACAGGCTCTGCGAGCTCTTCAAATTCTGTTCTTGACTTTGAGAAACTTGTTGGACAGCCGATGACGTATTGGACTCTTCTCGGTTGAATTGGAACGTGGATGAGGTTGGTTTAGTCTCCGTGAAAGATGCTGCAATTGCAATCGGAGCACCAGTACGGTACTGGAAGGGCTGTTGGTAAGGTACGGCCTTGGCGTGATCTATGTAATACTGTTGCTTAACGCCAGCAGGTAAGTGGGAATCAGTAATTTTTGCGAAGGGATAAGCAGGATTATCAGCACCGAAGTAGCCTTGGTAACCCTGGTAATTTTCAGGTCTGCCATAGAAGTTATTGTGTCGATAGCTTCCGTCGTAACTGCCGAAGCCTGGGTAGGCGGAATGAACGCTGGGCCCGTAATTGGTTCCAATGGCATTGTTGTAGGCATTGTAGCCCGGAGTGTAGGGTGAAACTGCACCAAATGCTGCAGTGCGGTAGAGTTCCGTGGCGTTATAAAACCCATCGGTAGCTTTTTCGCTTTCTAAAAATTCGCTGAACGTTAGTTTGTAATTGAGATTTTGACGTACCTAGCAAGTCACTGCCTCATCCTTAAGCCGTAAGTAAAGGTTCTACAGAATGGCTGGTAGATTAAAATAAGACTCAGAATTACCTGCAGGAGATTCGTTGCCTGTCGGTTTAACTTCGGATGAAACCTTGTCAGCGAACTTGACTGATTCCTTGGTACCAAACGGAGTAATGCTGTAGCCTGGATAAACAGTTGGGTTGTATTTGTTGTATCCGAACGTGTTAAATCCAGAATTGTACCCGGGAGCTGCACCATAGGGGTATTGATTGAAGGATTGGCTTGGGAAGGTCGGTCGATAACCGGAAACGAAAGTAGATGCACCGGGAGACCCAAATTTGGATTGGCTGGATGTTGCTACATTGCTAGTAACTGACGATGAGCTTACAGCTGGTACTGAAGCCTTCTCGTTGTCTGTAAAGTAAGACATGCGATTTGTTTTACGTTCAGATCAACTACCTAGAAACGAAGGTGGATTGATACAGCTGCTTTTTCAACGTCATTAAGTTACTGATGGAAAATGGTGCTCGGTAGAAAATCTGAAGGCAGAATGAAGGTGTTCAAAATTACCTGCAACTGCTCCACTGCTTGCTGGTTTGGTTTCTGTGGCAGGCGCATCAGTGGACTTGACTGTTTCTTGGGCACCGGATGGAGTAAAGCTGAAGCCTGGATACACAGTTGGGTTGTATTTGTTGTATCCGAACGTGTTAAATCCAGAATTGTACCCGGGAGCTGCACCATAGGGGTATTGATTGAAGGATTGGCTTGGGAAGGTCGGTCGATAACCGGAAACGAAAGTAGATGCACCGGGAGAACCAAATTTGGATTGGCTGGATGTTGCTACATTGCTAGTAACTGACGATGAGCTTACAGCTGGTACTGAAGCCTTCTCGTTGTCTGTAAAGTAAGACATGCGATTTGTTTTACGTTCAGATCAACTACCTAGAAATGCAGGTGCATTGATACAGCTGCTTTTTCAACGTCATTAAGTTACTGATGGAAAATGGTGCTTGGTAGAAAATCTGAAGGCAGAATGAAGTTGTTCAAAATTACCTGCAACAGATCCACTGTTTGCTGGTTTGGTTTCTGTGGCAGGCGCATCAGTGGACTTGACTGTTTCTTGGGCACCGGATGGAGTAAAGCTGAAGCCTGGATACACAGTTGGGTTGTATTTGTTGTATCCGAACGTGTTGAATCCAGAATTGTACCCGGGAGCTGCACCATAGGAGTATTGATTGAAGGATTGGCTTGGGAAGGTCGGTCGATAACCGGAAACGAAAGTAGATGCACCGGGAGAACCAAATTTGGATTGGCTGGATGTTGCTACATTGCTAGTAACTGACGATGAGCTTACAGCTGGTACTGAAGCCTTCTCGTTGTCTGTAAAGTAAGACATGCGATTTGTTTTACGTTCAGATCAACTACCTAGAAATGCAGGTGCATTGATACAGCTGCTTTTTCAACGTCATTAAGTTACTGATGGAAAATGGTGCTTGTTAGAAAATCTGAAGGCAGAATGAAGCTGTTCAAAATTACCTGCAACTGCTCCACTGCTTGCTGGTTTGGTTTCTGTGGCAGGCGCATCAGTGGACTTGACTGTTTCTTGGGCACCGGATGGAGTAAAGCTGAAGCCTGGATACACAGTTGGGTTGTATTTGTTGTATCCGAACGTGTTAAATCCAGAATTGTACCCGGGAGCTGCACCATAGGGGTATTGATTGAAGGATTGGCTTGGGAAGGTCGGTCGATAACCGGAAACGAAAGTAGACGCACCGGGAGAACCAAATTTGGATTGGCTGGATGTTGCTACATTGCTAGTAACTGACGATGAGCTTACAGCTGGTACTGAAGCCTTCTCGTTGTCTGTAAAGTAAGACATGCGATTTGTTTTACGTTCAGATCAACTACCTAGAAATGCAGGTGCATTGATACAGCTACTTTTTCAACGTCATTAAGTTACTGATGGAAAATGGTGCTTGGTAGAAAATCTGAAGGCAGAATGAAGCTGTTCAAAATTACCTGCAACAGATCCACTGTTTGCTGGTTTGGTTTCTGTGGCAGGCGCATCAGTGGACTTGACTGTTTCTTGGGCACCGGATGGAGTAAAGCTGAAGCCTGGATACACAGTTGGGTTGTATTTGTTGTATCCGAACGTGTTGAATCCAGAATTGTACCCGGGAGCTGCACCATAGGGGTATTGATTGAAGGATTGGCTTGGGAAGGTCGGTCGATAACCGGAAATGAAAGTAGATGCACCGGGAGAACCAAATTTGGATTGGCTGGATGTTGCTACATTGCTAGTAACTGACGGTGAGCCCACAGCTTGCACTGAATCCTTCTCTGTGTCTGTAAAGTAAGACATGCGATTTGTTTTACGTTCAGATCAACTACCTAGAAATGCAGGTGCATTGATACAGCTGCTTTTTCAATGTCATTAAGTTACTGATGGAAAATGGTGCTTGGTAGAGAATACGAAGGCAGAAAGAAGCTGTTCAAAATTACCTGCAACTGCTCCAATGCTTGCTGGTTTGTTTTCTGTAGCAGGTGCATCAGCGGACTTGACTGTTTCTTGAGCACCGGATGAACTGAAGCTGTGGCCTGGATAAGCAGTTGGGTTGTATTTGTTGTATCCGAACGTGTTAAATCCAGAATTGTATCCGGGAGCTGCGCCATAGGGGTATCGATTGAAGGATTGGCTTGGGAAGGTCGGACGATAGTCGGAACCAAAAGTAGATACACTAGGCGAATCAAATTTGGATTCGGTGGGTGTTGCTACATTGCTAACAACCGACTGTGAGCTTACAGCTGGTGTGGAAGCTGTCTCGCTGCCTGTAAAGTAAGATATGCGATTTTAGTAAGTTCACATTGACTAACTAGAAATGCAGGTGCATTAGTACAGCCACGTTTTCAATGTCATTTAGTTACTGATGAAGAAAATGGTGCTTGGTAGAAGATATGAAGGCAGTAAGAAGTTATTCAAAATCACCTGCAACAGCTCCGCTGCTTGCTGGTTTGGCTTCTGTAGTGGGCGCATCATCGGACTTGACTGGTGTTGCAGCAGCCACCTGTGAGTTGAGAGAAGAGTCGACAGTCGATTGGAAGGGAGCTACTACAGTGCTTGTGGTCAGACCAGCATCACTGTCTTTTACTGCGGATTGCACGGCAGCTTTGCTGAATCCACTGGATAGTACGCCAGCAGATGAAACACTCGTGACAGGAACAGATTGTACGGCAGCACCACTGTCTGCTACTCCGTCGATCGGGGAGTTGGAGACAGGAGCAGATTCTACAGTAGGTTTTGCAGCATCGGTCGCAGGTACTTGAGCTAGTGAGTTGTCCTTGTCAGAAGTAGATGCCTCAGCAGATTTGTTAGCATCAGCAGATTGTACTTCAGTCGGTGCATTGTCCTTCACAGAAGCAGTTTCTACGGCAGTTTTGGCAGTATCTGTAAAATGACACGATCATGTTGTAATAGCATGTACACAGGTTGTTCATGACAGATATTTTcttatgtttaattaatttgcaTGGGTGTTCAAGCAAAGACGCTCAAAGTTAAtagtttacaaaaaattaccttTCAAATTATCGCTGCCGACGGACTTAACCTCTACCTTAGCCGTATCAGAAGACTTGGTTGATTCCTTGGCGCCAAAACCGAAGGAGCCAAAGCCGCGATTGAATGCCGGGTCATATCTGTTTTGGCCAAAGGTATTGAAGCCCGGAGTATAACCAGAGACTGCGCTAGAGGCAGACGGATAATAGGATTGGCCTGCGAAGGGAGAACGGTAGCCAGATCCGAAAACAGGCACAGCGGGTGAGCTGAATTTGGTTTGGAAGGGAGATGTGACACCAGCAGTGGCTGCTTCAAAATTACTGGCAGGTGCCTTCGCGGTTGAATCATTTGCGACAGCAGACTTTACGGCTGACGTGCTGGCATCTGTTATATCACAAAAACTGGCTCTGAGGATACTTACAGATACTTTGGATGCGATTTGTTTTTGATATCTGATTACTTTGCGAGTACATTCGAGCAAAGTAGCTTGACATTGCGTACAATTCACACAAAATTACCTGCGGAAGCTTCGCTACTGACAGACTTGATCTCTACCTTAGTCGTGTCAGAAGACTTGGTTGATTCCTTGGCGCCAAAACCGAAGGAGCCAAAGCCGCGATTGAATGCCGGGTCATATCTGTTTTGGCCAAAGGTATTGAAGCCCGGAGTATAACCAGAGACTGCGCCAGAGGCAGACGGATGATAGAATTGGCCTGCGAAGGGAGAACGGTAGCCAGATCCGAAAACAGGCACAGCGGGTGAGCTGAATTTGGTTTGGAAGGGAGATGTAACACCAGCAGTGGCTGCTTCAAAATTACTGGCAGGTGCCTTCGCGGTTGAATCATCTGCGACAGCAGACTTTACGGCTGACGTGCTGGCATCTGTTATATCACAAAAACTGGCTCTGAGCATACTTACAGGTACTTtgggtatgattttttttgatatctgATTCATTTGCAACTACATTCGAGCAAAGTAGCTTGACGTTGCGTACAATTCACACAAAATTACCTGCGGAAGCTTCGCTGCTGACGGACTTGACTTCTACGGTAGCCGTGTCAGAAGATTTGGCTGGTTCCTTGGCACCAAAACCGAAGGAGCCAAAGCCGCGATTGAATGCCGGGTCATATCTGTTTTGGCTAAAGGTATTGAAGCCCGGAGTATAACCAGAGACTGCGCCAAAGGCAGACGGATGATAGGATTGGCCTGCGAAGGGAGAACGGTAGCCAGATCCGAAAACAGGCACAGCGGGTGAGCTGAATTTGGTTTGGAAGGGAGATGTGACACCAGCAGTGGCTGCTTCAAAATTACTGGCAGGTGCCTTCGCGGTTGAATCATCTGCGACAGCAGACTTTACGGCTGACGTGCTGGCATCTGTTATATGACAAAAACTGGCTCTGAGGATACTTACAGGTACTTTGGATGCGATTTGTTTTTGATATCTGATTAATTTGCGAGTACATTCGAGCAACGACGCTTGACGTTGCGTATAATTCACACAAAATTACCTGCTGAAGCTTCGCTGCTGACGGACTTGACTTCTACGGTAGCGGTATCAGAAGACTTGGCTGGTTCCTTGGCACCAAAACCGAAGGAGCCAAAGCCGCGATTGAATGCGGGGTCATATCTGTTTTGGCCGAAACTATTGAAGCCTGGAGTGTAACCAGGAACTGCATTGAAACCAGACGAATAGTAGGACTGATCGGCAAGAGGAGAGCGGTAGCCAGAGCCAAAGCCAGGTCCATAAGGAGTGCCAAAGTTAGACTGGAAGGGGGTTGGGGCGGCACCGAACGTAGAGCGACCTTGAACGAATCGTGGCTTGGAAAATGATTTGCCTTCAATAGcatcgaattttttcaggtgTTCA contains:
- the LOC124307317 gene encoding mucin-19-like isoform X3, with the protein product MKLFLAICLLAAAFAAPSERTKTDVLFGDNHPDVPSVYSGAQSVDTGTSSGSFTDNKSFESPKSNVAAVKSTVDANEAERTGVEVPQQAAHIEESNTALPKDESVIPVKNEGVSSTSTLEQGQSVEFEQGIVKPTEESKVELKSAEVNAEPAQITAVKTDSEIVEPTNKAQVKAKTAKSLDISAQKESASTAEKAVKSGDGIKVEFGSASLNAPAGRSTFGAAPTPFQSNFGTPYGPGFGSGYRSPLADQSYYSSGFNAVPGYTPGFNSFGQNRYDPAFNRGFGSFGFGAKEPAKSSDTATVEVKSVSSEASADASTSAVKSAVADDSTAKAPASNFEAATAGVTSPFQTKFSSPAVPVFGSGYRSPFAGQSYHPSAFGAVSGYTPGFNTFSQNRYDPAFNRGFGSFGFGAKEPAKSSDTATVEVKSVSSEASADASTSAVKSAVADDSTAKAPASNFEAATAGVTSPFQTKFSSPAVPVFGSGYRSPFAGQFYHPSASGAVSGYTPGFNTFGQNRYDPAFNRGFGSFGFGAKESTKSSDTTKVEIKSVSSEASADASTSAVKSAVANDSTAKAPASNFEAATAGVTSPFQTKFSSPAVPVFGSGYRSPFAGQSYYPSASSAVSGYTPGFNTFGQNRYDPAFNRGFGSFGFGAKESTKSSDTAKVEVKSVGSDNLKDTAKTAVETASVKDNAPTEVQSADANKSAEASTSDKDNSLAQVPATDAAKPTVESAPVSNSPIDGVADSGAAVQSVPVTSVSSAGVLSSGFSKAAVQSAVKDSDAGLTTSTVVAPFQSTVDSSLNSQVAAATPVKSDDAPTTEAKPASSGAVADNEKASVPAVSSSSVTSNVATSSQSKFGSPGASTFVSGYRPTFPSQSFNQYPYGAAPGYNSGFNTFGYNKYNPTVYPGFSFTPSGAQETVKSTDAPATETKPASSGAVADNEKASVPAVSSSSVTSNVATSSQSKFGSPGASTFVSGYRPTFPSQSFNQYSYGAAPGYNSGFNTFGYNKYNPTVYPGFSFTPSGAQETVKSTDAPATETKPANSGSVADNEKASVPAVSSSSVTSNVATSSQSKFGSPGASTFVSGYRPTFPSQSFNQYPYGAAPGYNSGFNTFGYNKYNPTVYPGFSFTPSGAQETVKSTDAPATETKPASSGAVADNEKASVPAVSSSSVTSNVATSSQSKFGSPGASTFVSGYRPTFPSQSFNQYPYGAAPGYNSGFNTFGYNKYNPTVYPGYSITPFGTKESVKFADKVSSEVKPTGNESPAESEKATDGFYNATELYRTAAFGAVSPYTPGYNAYNNAIGTNYGPSVHSAYPGFGSYDGSYRHNNFYGRPENYQGYQGYFGADNPAYPFAKITDSHLPAGVKQQYYIDHAKAVPYQQPFQYRTGAPIAIAASFTETKPTSSTFQFNREESNTSSAVQQVSQSQEQNLKSSQSL